A single region of the Vibrio cyclitrophicus genome encodes:
- the tusD gene encoding sulfurtransferase complex subunit TusD, which yields MLSYTLLVNGPVYGSQSARSAYQFAVALIKQGYKLHSVFFYQDGVSNGSDLTVPANDEFDLASAWQRLADEHNVSLETCVAAALRRGVISSEEAEQHQLSASNLAPGFTQAGLGSLSEALLTQDRVVQF from the coding sequence TTGCTAAGCTATACACTCCTAGTCAATGGGCCTGTCTACGGCTCACAGTCAGCAAGAAGTGCTTACCAGTTTGCTGTGGCTCTGATTAAACAGGGCTACAAACTTCACAGTGTGTTCTTCTATCAAGATGGCGTCAGTAACGGCTCAGACCTTACCGTACCGGCCAACGATGAATTTGACTTGGCTTCAGCTTGGCAAAGGCTGGCTGATGAACACAATGTTAGCCTTGAAACCTGTGTAGCTGCCGCGTTAAGACGCGGAGTGATTAGCTCTGAAGAAGCAGAGCAACATCAACTCAGTGCCTCTAACCTAGCTCCTGGATTCACTCAGGCCGGATTAGGGAGCTTATCAGAAGCGCTACTAACGCAAGATAGGGTTGTGCAGTTTTGA
- a CDS encoding transcriptional regulator, with amino-acid sequence MTTTETVNADVLLEMESVHVMPFSEHDKIILRSYEAVVDGIASLIGPFCEIVLHSLEDLNTSAIKIANGENTGRQVGSPITDLALKMLKDIEGSKRNFSRSYFTRAKGGVLMKSITVAIRNGEDRVIGLLCINVNLDAPFSQVLQSFMPTQDADEAASSVNFASDVEELVDQTVERTIEEINADKSVSNNTKNRQIVMELYDKGIFDIKDAINRVAERLNISKHTVYLYIRQRKTEDEEGC; translated from the coding sequence GTGACTACTACAGAAACAGTCAATGCAGATGTGTTACTTGAAATGGAATCAGTCCACGTTATGCCATTCAGTGAACACGATAAAATCATTCTAAGATCTTATGAGGCCGTTGTTGACGGTATTGCGAGCCTTATTGGTCCGTTTTGTGAAATCGTTTTACACTCTTTAGAAGACCTCAATACTTCTGCGATTAAAATTGCCAACGGCGAAAATACAGGTCGTCAGGTTGGTTCGCCGATCACCGATCTTGCATTAAAGATGCTGAAAGATATTGAAGGTTCTAAGCGTAACTTCTCACGTTCATACTTTACTCGTGCTAAAGGCGGAGTATTGATGAAGTCGATCACGGTTGCTATCCGCAATGGTGAAGACCGAGTGATTGGCTTGTTGTGTATTAACGTCAACCTAGATGCGCCATTCTCACAAGTACTGCAATCGTTCATGCCTACGCAAGACGCAGACGAAGCTGCATCATCGGTTAACTTTGCTAGTGACGTTGAAGAACTTGTCGACCAAACGGTTGAACGCACCATTGAAGAAATTAACGCTGACAAATCGGTATCGAACAATACTAAGAACCGTCAGATCGTGATGGAGCTGTACGACAAAGGTATTTTCGATATTAAAGACGCGATCAACCGCGTTGCTGAACGACTGAACATCTCTAAGCACACCGTGTACCTATACATCCGCCAACGTAAAACAGAGGATGAAGAGGGTTGCTAA
- the fkpA gene encoding FKBP-type peptidyl-prolyl cis-trans isomerase, translating into MKSVLKVSLLAATVMLAVGCQKEEPKAEAPQVEEVKVEAVNFKTEDDKAAYAIGVSFANYLSTSIDKPSELGINLDKDMVLQGIEDVFAEKTALNEEETRAALEALDKRVAETMQVQAAEKSAEVKKAGDDFRAEFAKTEGVKQTESGLLYQVMTAGEGASPKDTDTVQVHYKGTLTDGTQFDSSYDRGEPATFPLNRVIPGWTEGVQLMQVGSKYKFVIPPELAYGEQDTPTIPANSTLVFEVELLNIDNAEAAPAQ; encoded by the coding sequence ATGAAATCAGTTTTAAAAGTATCACTGCTTGCCGCGACGGTTATGCTAGCAGTTGGTTGTCAGAAAGAAGAACCAAAGGCAGAAGCTCCACAGGTAGAAGAAGTTAAAGTTGAAGCAGTAAACTTTAAAACAGAAGATGACAAAGCGGCTTACGCAATCGGTGTATCTTTCGCTAACTACCTAAGCACAAGCATTGATAAGCCAAGCGAGCTAGGCATTAACCTAGACAAAGATATGGTTCTTCAAGGTATCGAAGACGTATTCGCAGAGAAAACAGCACTGAACGAAGAAGAAACTCGCGCAGCTCTTGAAGCTCTAGACAAGCGTGTTGCTGAAACGATGCAAGTACAAGCGGCAGAGAAGTCTGCAGAAGTGAAGAAAGCTGGTGATGATTTCCGCGCTGAGTTCGCTAAAACTGAAGGCGTTAAGCAAACTGAATCTGGTCTACTTTACCAAGTAATGACTGCGGGTGAAGGTGCTTCTCCAAAAGACACAGATACCGTTCAAGTACACTACAAAGGTACGCTAACAGACGGTACTCAGTTCGACAGCTCTTACGATCGTGGCGAACCAGCAACATTCCCACTAAACCGCGTAATCCCAGGCTGGACTGAAGGCGTACAACTGATGCAAGTTGGTTCTAAGTACAAGTTTGTGATCCCGCCAGAGCTAGCATACGGTGAGCAAGACACACCGACTATCCCAGCTAACTCAACGCTAGTGTTCGAAGTAGAACTACTAAACATCGATAACGCTGAAGCAGCTCCTGCACAGTAA
- a CDS encoding SlyX family protein, with product MTEKRIEQLESRVNDLECQLAFQEQTIEELNEALSQQQMLITRMQDQMKFVVGKVKNMDGSNLADASEETPPPHY from the coding sequence ATGACAGAAAAGCGAATTGAACAACTAGAAAGCCGCGTGAATGACCTAGAATGTCAGTTGGCTTTCCAAGAACAAACCATTGAAGAACTCAATGAAGCGCTTAGCCAACAACAGATGTTGATCACGAGAATGCAAGATCAAATGAAGTTCGTGGTGGGTAAAGTGAAAAATATGGATGGCTCAAACCTCGCTGACGCATCAGAAGAGACGCCACCTCCACACTATTAA
- a CDS encoding isoaspartyl peptidase/L-asparaginase encodes MSQPFSIAIHGGAGTILREQMSDELKTGITEALEKSVLAGYQVLQSGGDALDAVVASVKVMEDSPHFNAGKGSVLTHDEFVEMDASVMHGREMDAGAIAGVRHIKNPIELARDVMLKSDHVLLIGEGAEKFAFEHEYTFTEQDYFFTERRYDQLLSMKEKGIFALSEAKYDEQQAEKYPDDKKYGTVGAVALDQAGNLAAATSTGGVTNKKYGRVGDSPIIGAGTIAENGNVAVSTTGMGEFFLRKMVASDVAARMRYLKEDVHTACEHIIQGELKTMGGEGGLIAIDGQGDIHFGMNSSGMYRASVDTNGCVEVKIYADD; translated from the coding sequence ATGTCACAACCTTTTTCAATTGCCATTCATGGTGGTGCAGGCACCATCTTACGAGAGCAAATGAGCGATGAATTAAAAACGGGTATTACCGAGGCTTTGGAAAAGTCAGTTTTAGCGGGCTATCAAGTACTGCAATCGGGCGGTGATGCTCTGGATGCGGTGGTGGCATCGGTTAAAGTGATGGAAGACAGCCCACATTTTAATGCTGGTAAAGGTTCGGTTCTGACTCATGATGAATTTGTTGAGATGGATGCTTCTGTTATGCACGGCCGTGAAATGGATGCGGGTGCGATTGCTGGTGTCCGTCATATCAAAAACCCGATTGAACTTGCGCGTGATGTGATGCTGAAAAGCGATCATGTGTTGTTGATTGGTGAAGGTGCTGAGAAGTTCGCCTTTGAGCATGAGTACACCTTCACCGAGCAGGATTACTTCTTTACTGAGCGTCGCTACGACCAGCTTCTATCAATGAAAGAGAAAGGCATCTTTGCTTTGTCGGAAGCAAAATACGACGAGCAGCAAGCCGAGAAATACCCTGACGACAAAAAATACGGAACAGTTGGCGCGGTGGCGTTAGACCAAGCGGGTAACCTAGCAGCTGCGACAAGCACTGGCGGTGTGACTAATAAGAAATATGGTCGTGTCGGTGATTCACCAATCATTGGTGCAGGTACCATTGCCGAGAATGGTAACGTTGCGGTTTCCACTACCGGAATGGGCGAGTTCTTCTTAAGAAAGATGGTTGCCAGTGATGTAGCAGCACGAATGCGTTATCTCAAAGAAGACGTGCATACTGCTTGTGAACACATCATCCAAGGTGAACTGAAAACCATGGGTGGCGAAGGTGGCTTGATAGCGATTGATGGCCAAGGTGATATTCACTTTGGTATGAACAGCTCAGGGATGTATCGCGCGAGTGTTGATACTAACGGTTGTGTGGAAGTGAAAATTTATGCTGATGACTAA
- the slyD gene encoding peptidylprolyl isomerase, protein MKIEKNVVVSVAYQVKLEDGVVVDQSTAEAPLDYLHGHNNLITGLEKELEGKVAGDKFSATVTPEDAYGDHNDDLVQRVPADVFQGVEQIEVGMRFLADTDQGPIPVEVTEVDGDEVVVDGNHMLAGQTLTFDVEVVAVREATEEEVQHGHVHQEGGCGSHGHDHDHEGGCCGGEGHDHGEEKKDGCCGGGSCGSH, encoded by the coding sequence ATGAAAATTGAAAAGAACGTAGTAGTTAGTGTTGCATATCAAGTGAAACTTGAAGATGGCGTAGTAGTTGACCAATCAACTGCAGAAGCTCCACTAGATTACCTTCACGGTCACAACAACCTAATTACAGGTCTTGAAAAAGAGCTTGAAGGCAAAGTAGCTGGCGATAAGTTCTCAGCAACTGTTACTCCAGAAGACGCATACGGCGATCACAACGATGACCTAGTTCAACGTGTTCCTGCTGACGTGTTCCAAGGTGTTGAGCAAATCGAAGTTGGCATGCGTTTCCTAGCGGATACTGACCAAGGTCCAATCCCAGTTGAAGTGACTGAAGTAGACGGCGACGAAGTTGTTGTTGACGGTAACCACATGCTAGCCGGCCAAACTCTAACGTTTGACGTTGAAGTTGTAGCGGTACGTGAAGCGACTGAAGAAGAAGTTCAACACGGTCACGTTCACCAAGAAGGCGGCTGTGGCAGCCACGGTCACGATCATGACCACGAAGGCGGTTGCTGTGGTGGCGAAGGCCACGACCACGGTGAAGAGAAAAAAGACGGCTGCTGCGGCGGCGGTAGCTGTGGTTCTCACTAA
- a CDS encoding YheV family putative metal-binding protein translates to MKQKKRFIAGANCPSCNTQDTLRWWIENNIELVECVDCDFSEQRKPKTVEKSEHANQEMIGIFKPE, encoded by the coding sequence GTGAAACAGAAAAAACGCTTTATCGCAGGGGCGAACTGCCCAAGTTGCAACACTCAAGACACACTCCGTTGGTGGATTGAAAACAATATCGAGCTGGTGGAATGTGTCGATTGTGACTTCTCAGAACAGCGTAAACCAAAAACTGTAGAGAAATCTGAACACGCGAATCAAGAAATGATCGGTATTTTTAAGCCAGAATGA
- the kefB gene encoding glutathione-regulated potassium-efflux system protein KefB: MALTNDFLQSSVIFLAAAVVAVPIAQRAGLGSVLGYLLAGVAIGPWGLGLISDVEAILHFSEFGVVLLLFLIGLELNPKKLWQMRAPILGLGGAQVLITTLIITAIACLFGLTWQTSLVIGMGLALSSTAIALRVIEERELGGKEAGQSGFAVLLFQDIAVIPMLAVLPLLAGNTGGSWADMLWMLGGVIGLLVGGHFLLRPLFRYVVMSGVRELFTVAALLLVIGIAVIMQQIGLSMALGTFLAGVLLAESEYRHELEIAIDPFKGLLLGLFFISVGMAVNLGLLAESPFAILIAVCALVVLKGLVLYALARIFGTQTKARSRMAMILSQGGEFAFVIFTAASAQGILSGEQVSFLLVVVSLSMVTTPLMLKLQDRFFARQLNQISESAMSSDVVDRSPRVIIAGFGRFGQIIGRLMYANKIRITVLESDASQIHILRKFGYKVFYGDSTHLELLRAAGADKAEAIVLCTDSPDEIMKTVDLCKQHFPRLKILARARSRVEAYQLLNHGVSNYSRETFLGALDLGRQTLTELGMHPYKAKRAEAHFRKLDNGMLKELLPQHNEDAELAQRAKEARKELEEIFGHEMENDHQSRNYWQ; encoded by the coding sequence ATGGCTCTGACTAATGATTTTCTACAAAGTAGCGTTATATTTTTAGCGGCGGCTGTGGTTGCGGTTCCTATCGCGCAGCGAGCAGGCTTAGGTTCAGTATTAGGTTACTTATTAGCGGGTGTCGCTATTGGTCCATGGGGGCTTGGCCTAATTAGTGACGTAGAGGCGATTCTACATTTCTCTGAGTTCGGGGTGGTGCTGCTGCTCTTCCTTATTGGTTTAGAGCTTAATCCCAAAAAACTGTGGCAGATGCGGGCGCCTATTCTCGGCTTAGGTGGTGCGCAAGTGTTGATCACCACTCTGATTATTACCGCCATTGCCTGTCTGTTCGGATTAACTTGGCAAACTAGCCTCGTGATAGGTATGGGGTTAGCCCTATCTTCGACAGCCATCGCCTTGCGCGTTATTGAAGAGCGAGAGCTTGGTGGTAAAGAAGCGGGACAGTCAGGTTTTGCAGTTTTACTTTTTCAAGATATTGCAGTAATCCCTATGTTAGCGGTGTTACCTCTGCTTGCGGGTAATACGGGCGGTAGTTGGGCTGACATGTTGTGGATGCTAGGCGGCGTGATTGGCTTACTTGTTGGTGGTCATTTCTTACTGAGACCACTATTCCGCTATGTAGTCATGAGCGGTGTGCGTGAGTTGTTTACCGTTGCAGCGCTGCTATTGGTGATTGGTATTGCCGTTATCATGCAGCAGATTGGTTTGTCGATGGCGCTGGGTACTTTCTTAGCGGGTGTTCTTCTGGCTGAAAGTGAATACCGACACGAGCTTGAAATTGCGATTGACCCATTCAAAGGGTTATTGCTTGGCCTGTTCTTTATCTCTGTGGGTATGGCAGTGAACTTAGGTTTACTAGCCGAAAGCCCATTCGCGATACTGATTGCAGTTTGTGCGTTGGTCGTGTTGAAAGGTTTGGTACTGTATGCACTTGCCCGTATCTTTGGTACACAGACAAAAGCGCGTAGCCGAATGGCGATGATTCTCAGCCAAGGTGGTGAGTTTGCTTTCGTTATTTTTACCGCAGCAAGTGCGCAGGGCATCTTGAGTGGCGAACAAGTGTCGTTCTTATTGGTCGTGGTGAGCCTGTCTATGGTGACCACGCCATTGATGCTTAAGCTACAAGACCGATTCTTTGCTCGTCAACTTAATCAAATCAGCGAAAGTGCGATGTCTTCAGATGTGGTTGATCGTAGCCCTAGAGTGATCATTGCTGGTTTTGGTCGTTTCGGTCAGATCATTGGTCGCTTGATGTACGCTAATAAGATTCGTATCACCGTCCTTGAAAGTGATGCCAGCCAAATACATATCCTTAGAAAATTCGGCTACAAGGTATTTTATGGTGACTCTACTCACCTAGAGCTATTACGCGCAGCCGGTGCTGATAAAGCAGAAGCGATTGTGTTGTGTACTGACTCCCCTGATGAAATCATGAAAACCGTCGATTTATGTAAGCAGCACTTCCCGCGCTTAAAGATCTTAGCGCGTGCACGAAGCCGTGTTGAAGCGTATCAATTACTTAACCACGGTGTGAGTAACTACTCTCGTGAAACCTTCCTTGGAGCATTGGATTTAGGGCGTCAAACATTGACTGAACTTGGCATGCATCCATATAAAGCGAAGCGAGCCGAAGCACACTTTAGAAAGTTGGATAATGGTATGCTGAAAGAGTTGTTGCCTCAGCATAACGAAGATGCCGAGTTAGCCCAAAGAGCGAAAGAGGCTCGTAAAGAGCTTGAGGAGATCTTTGGACACGAGATGGAAAACGATCACCAATCTCGAAACTATTGGCAGTAG
- the kefG gene encoding glutathione-regulated potassium-efflux system ancillary protein KefG, which produces MSITPSIDKPVPKVLVIYAHPEPQTSIANQIMVKKIESLGNVKIHDLYALYPDFFIDVPYEHELLLQYDVIVFQHPLFMYSCPSLLKEWFDRVLGKGFAFGEQSALKGKHWRNVITTGGKEEAFGAAGYNKYPLQEILQPFELTASLCQMNWISPLVLHWARNVTDMTRYQHAEAYRNWLRDPLQDIGADDGSD; this is translated from the coding sequence ATGAGTATTACTCCCTCGATAGACAAACCCGTGCCAAAGGTATTAGTGATCTATGCACACCCAGAGCCGCAAACCTCTATCGCTAACCAGATCATGGTTAAAAAGATAGAGTCGCTTGGGAATGTTAAAATTCACGATCTTTATGCCCTCTATCCTGACTTCTTTATTGATGTGCCTTATGAGCATGAACTGCTTCTGCAGTACGATGTGATTGTGTTCCAACATCCTTTGTTTATGTACTCATGCCCTTCGTTATTGAAGGAATGGTTTGACCGAGTATTAGGCAAGGGCTTTGCGTTTGGTGAGCAGAGTGCACTTAAGGGTAAGCATTGGCGCAATGTTATCACCACGGGTGGTAAAGAAGAGGCGTTTGGTGCCGCAGGCTATAATAAATATCCATTACAAGAGATCTTGCAACCATTCGAGCTCACCGCTTCTTTGTGTCAAATGAATTGGATATCCCCTTTGGTTTTACACTGGGCACGAAATGTCACCGATATGACGCGTTACCAACACGCCGAAGCGTATCGAAACTGGTTGCGAGACCCGCTACAAGATATAGGAGCAGATGATGGCTCTGACTAA
- a CDS encoding ABC transporter ATP-binding protein has protein sequence MITFSDIQLLRGGKPLLDQASATFHPGDKIGLVGKNGCGKSTLFALIKDELSIDAGSFSKPAHWEMAWVAQETPALERTAIEYVIDGDREYRGLEDQLEKAEQADNGTLVAEIHGKIETIGGYSIKARAAELLDGLGFSQEQMTWNLTQFSGGWRMRLNLAQALLCRSDLLLLDEPTNHLDLDAVMWLERWLQSYPGTLVLISHDRDFLDPIVNRIVHVENQQLNEYTGNYSSFETQRAQKLILQQAMYQKQQKQMSHMQSYIDRFRYKASKARQAQSRIKALEKMEQVLPAQFDNPFSFEFREPDALPNPIMMMDEVSAGYDDNLILEKIRLNLVPGSRIGLLGRNGAGKSTLIKLLSGELKQQGGELSYSQGVKIGYFAQHQLETLHPEETPLQHMMQIAPKHTEQQLRDYLGSFGFQGEKALDKVAPFSGGEKARLVLALLVWQKPNLLLLDEPTNHLDLDMRQALTFALQTFEGAMVIVSHDRYLLRATTDDLYLVHDRQVAPFDGDLSDYYKWLTEQQKVERKEAQALAPAKDGANSAAAKKEQKRKEAEFRKLTAPLRKKLTQFEKQMDKLTLSLEEAEQELSDTSLYEAENKAKLNKVLALQASSKSQLEEVEMDWMSTQEELEQMELDMDSL, from the coding sequence ATGATTACTTTCTCTGATATTCAATTGCTACGCGGCGGTAAGCCACTCCTCGACCAAGCATCTGCGACTTTTCACCCTGGCGACAAGATCGGTTTGGTTGGTAAAAACGGCTGTGGTAAATCTACGCTATTCGCCTTAATTAAGGACGAACTGTCTATTGATGCAGGCTCATTCAGTAAACCTGCCCATTGGGAAATGGCTTGGGTTGCTCAAGAAACACCTGCATTAGAAAGAACAGCCATTGAATATGTGATTGATGGCGACCGAGAATACCGCGGCCTTGAAGATCAATTAGAGAAAGCGGAACAAGCCGACAACGGCACATTGGTAGCAGAGATCCACGGCAAGATTGAAACCATTGGTGGTTACAGTATCAAGGCGCGCGCTGCCGAGTTACTCGACGGCCTAGGCTTTAGCCAAGAACAAATGACATGGAACCTGACTCAATTCTCAGGTGGTTGGCGTATGCGTTTGAACCTAGCGCAAGCCCTACTGTGTCGCAGTGACCTACTGCTACTCGATGAACCTACCAACCACTTGGATTTAGACGCAGTAATGTGGCTAGAGCGTTGGTTACAAAGCTACCCTGGCACGCTAGTGCTTATCTCGCACGATAGAGACTTCTTAGACCCTATCGTCAACCGCATCGTGCATGTTGAAAATCAGCAGCTTAATGAGTACACGGGTAACTACTCATCGTTCGAAACCCAACGAGCGCAAAAACTGATTCTGCAACAAGCGATGTACCAAAAGCAGCAGAAACAGATGTCTCACATGCAGAGCTACATTGACCGTTTCCGTTACAAAGCGTCAAAGGCTCGCCAAGCGCAAAGCCGCATTAAAGCGCTAGAGAAAATGGAGCAAGTGCTGCCCGCTCAGTTTGATAACCCATTCAGCTTTGAGTTTAGAGAACCAGACGCACTACCAAACCCAATCATGATGATGGACGAGGTCTCTGCCGGTTACGATGACAATCTGATTCTAGAGAAGATTCGCCTGAACCTAGTACCGGGCAGTCGCATTGGTCTACTTGGCCGAAATGGTGCTGGTAAATCAACGCTGATTAAACTGCTTTCTGGCGAACTGAAACAACAAGGCGGTGAGCTGAGCTATTCACAAGGCGTGAAGATTGGTTACTTTGCACAGCACCAATTAGAGACTCTGCATCCAGAAGAAACACCACTGCAACACATGATGCAGATTGCCCCTAAGCACACCGAGCAACAACTGCGTGACTACCTAGGTAGCTTCGGTTTCCAAGGTGAAAAAGCGCTCGATAAAGTGGCACCCTTCTCAGGTGGTGAAAAAGCGCGTTTAGTTCTGGCGCTACTGGTATGGCAAAAGCCGAACCTATTGCTACTCGATGAACCAACCAACCACTTGGATCTCGACATGCGTCAGGCTCTGACTTTTGCATTGCAGACATTTGAAGGTGCAATGGTTATCGTATCGCACGACCGTTACCTACTGCGTGCAACTACCGATGACTTGTATTTGGTACACGACCGTCAAGTAGCACCGTTTGATGGTGATCTAAGCGATTACTACAAATGGCTAACCGAACAACAGAAAGTTGAGCGCAAAGAAGCACAAGCATTGGCACCAGCAAAAGACGGCGCCAACAGTGCAGCCGCGAAAAAAGAGCAGAAACGTAAAGAAGCCGAGTTCCGTAAACTGACGGCACCACTGCGTAAAAAGCTGACTCAATTTGAAAAGCAAATGGATAAGCTGACACTATCTCTCGAAGAAGCTGAGCAAGAATTATCCGACACTTCACTGTATGAAGCTGAAAATAAGGCTAAACTGAATAAAGTACTCGCTCTACAAGCGAGCAGTAAGTCACAGCTAGAAGAAGTTGAAATGGATTGGATGTCCACTCAAGAAGAGCTTGAGCAGATGGAACTGGATATGGATAGCTTATGA
- a CDS encoding TIGR02444 family protein has protein sequence MSPEHAPISLTLERLWQFSLQYYSVRGVKDACLALQNQFHGNVNLLLLLKWLDEHQLSFAEEEWHKVQQCLSRSEPLLHSYRELRKHLKAHVLDSLYREALQFELQLEKQQQADLVDCINSLQLYANQQSPLTFQYCRLLGAENLYNAFSEPAPQP, from the coding sequence ATGAGCCCAGAGCACGCCCCAATATCACTAACACTGGAACGACTATGGCAATTTAGCCTTCAGTATTACAGTGTGCGCGGTGTAAAGGATGCGTGCCTAGCTTTACAAAACCAGTTCCACGGCAACGTCAATCTACTGCTGCTTCTCAAATGGCTTGATGAGCATCAATTGTCTTTTGCTGAAGAAGAGTGGCACAAGGTGCAACAGTGCTTGAGCCGCTCTGAACCCCTGCTTCATAGTTATAGAGAGCTACGTAAACACCTCAAAGCACACGTTCTTGACTCACTATACCGTGAAGCCTTGCAGTTTGAGTTACAGCTTGAGAAGCAACAACAAGCCGATCTTGTCGACTGTATAAACTCCCTACAACTGTACGCTAACCAGCAATCACCGCTCACGTTTCAATACTGTCGTTTATTAGGGGCTGAGAACCTCTACAACGCTTTTTCTGAACCAGCACCTCAGCCCTAG
- a CDS encoding hydrolase, translating to MTIFTAAAGLSNPHLQTLVPRFIRKQALFNPHWQTLETPDGDFLDLAWSESPDGDTPDNDDRSNKPIFVLFHGLEGSFESPYANGLMNAFAKDGWLSVMMHFRGCSGKPNRLARAYHSGEVEDARFFLRHLHAQFPNNPKVAVGISLGGNMLANYLAEYADDPLLSAATIVSAPFDLACCSSRIERGFSKLYKKYLLNSLKSNALKKVNLLQEKLGITAEAIKNITKLYEFDERITAPLHGFKNAQDYYAQCSALPKLNKIKLPTQIIHAKDDPFMTDDVIPKFVLPDNIDYRLFQKGGHVGFITGSTLKPRFWLEEALPAYYESIQGSA from the coding sequence ATGACAATATTTACCGCAGCCGCTGGTCTCTCTAACCCGCACTTACAAACCTTAGTGCCAAGGTTTATTAGAAAGCAGGCGCTGTTTAATCCTCACTGGCAAACCTTAGAAACACCCGATGGTGACTTTCTTGATCTTGCTTGGAGCGAATCACCAGACGGTGACACCCCTGATAATGATGACCGAAGTAACAAACCTATATTCGTTCTATTCCACGGTTTAGAAGGTAGCTTTGAGAGCCCATACGCTAATGGACTGATGAACGCGTTTGCTAAGGATGGTTGGTTGTCCGTGATGATGCACTTCAGAGGTTGCAGCGGAAAACCGAATCGCTTGGCTCGCGCTTACCATTCAGGTGAAGTCGAAGATGCACGCTTTTTCTTAAGACACCTGCACGCCCAGTTTCCGAATAACCCTAAGGTTGCGGTTGGTATATCCTTAGGGGGAAACATGCTAGCAAACTATTTGGCTGAGTACGCAGACGACCCATTACTGTCGGCGGCGACAATCGTATCTGCTCCTTTTGATTTAGCGTGTTGCTCTAGTCGCATTGAGCGCGGTTTCTCCAAGCTCTATAAGAAGTACTTGCTCAACTCTCTAAAGTCGAATGCGCTAAAAAAGGTTAACCTACTACAGGAAAAACTTGGCATCACCGCTGAAGCCATCAAGAACATCACCAAACTGTATGAGTTTGATGAACGAATCACTGCGCCTCTGCACGGCTTCAAAAATGCACAAGATTATTATGCGCAATGTTCTGCGCTGCCTAAGCTCAATAAGATCAAACTGCCAACTCAGATCATTCATGCCAAAGACGACCCTTTCATGACCGATGATGTGATTCCAAAATTCGTTCTACCCGACAACATCGATTATCGTCTGTTTCAAAAAGGCGGGCATGTTGGGTTTATTACTGGCAGCACACTCAAGCCAAGGTTTTGGCTAGAAGAAGCCTTGCCTGCCTACTATGAAAGTATCCAAGGTTCGGCATAA
- a CDS encoding YheU family protein, whose protein sequence is MIIPWQDIAPETLENLIKEFVLREGTDYGDVEVSLQNKIDQVKHQLASGEVSIVFSELHETVDIQVTKRF, encoded by the coding sequence ATGATCATCCCATGGCAAGACATTGCGCCAGAGACACTGGAAAACCTCATCAAAGAGTTCGTGCTGCGTGAAGGCACGGACTACGGCGACGTAGAGGTTTCACTGCAAAACAAAATTGACCAAGTGAAACATCAATTAGCTTCAGGAGAAGTCAGCATCGTGTTTTCTGAGCTCCATGAAACCGTTGATATTCAAGTCACAAAACGCTTCTAA